A single Cottoperca gobio chromosome 5, fCotGob3.1, whole genome shotgun sequence DNA region contains:
- the timeless gene encoding protein timeless homolog isoform X1, with protein MNCELLATCTALGYLEGDTYHKEAECLESVKDLIRYLRHEDDTRDVRQQLGAGQIVQNDLLPIIIQHGQDKALFDACIRLMVNLTQPAMLCFGKVPDDPVFRHHFLQVTSHLQACKEAFASEAVFGILSETLYTLLQLDWEQRQEEDNLLIERILLLVRNVLHVPADPCEEKKVDDDASIHDRLLWAVHMSGFDDLVKFLASAQSDQQWSMHVLEIISLMFRDQSPEALVSAGQARSAEEQHRDAHELEALRQKEHAAKRSRTLQRGTRHSRFGGSYVVQGLKSIGEKDVIYHRNIHNFKNYTHDTGKAVRRVPKRNREARECKDKRRSALNVRLFLREFCVDFLENCYNRLMYLVKESLNREQTQQHDETYYLWALSFFMAFNRGNGFRADLVSETMSIRAFHYIERNITNYYEMLLTDRKEATSWSRRMHLALKAYQELLLTVNEMDRSQDESIRQSSSVIKSNIFYLMEYREVFLTLLRKYDETRQPHSYLKDLVESTHLFMRMLERFCKGRNSLMVQKKKVRRRKSQGKKKRPVADTSPEALAETWRVVAEELKASGCLLSESLTESIVPFDATSETPLEEQKTEAMVRVQDALQVRLGPEALGLLRAAREVWPEGDVFGSADVEPEEELELLKQILHANLPRSSPPEPVAEEDEDDAAELEEEELESVQVSEKEFNFLDYIKRFSQPSIVRPYLLLLKSYAKNTPHTNHCIARMLHRLAVDLKMDAQLFQLSVFNLFNKILSDPAAAAYKELVTFAKFVLSRFFSLAAQNNKAYVELLFWKNVGAVREMTEGYTKDGEKSKPTWTEEEEEELRNLYEEHRNSEAPDIVEMLLPLLSNRNRNRRQVVIQLVHMGLVASAKELKKQKKGTQIVLWTEEQEEELQMLHEEYKDSDDVLGNILKKLTAKRSRARVVDKLLSMGLVSERRELYKKRSRSAHGKSSGKGMTEEDFLEELTQGFPDDRDDDEEEGEDKSEVSEEEEDGEQEKERSQNEGRQRQSLRSTEERRPDVGSMVCALQQEDMSGPLLWLQNRLIRTAEDREEDGSSQDVPLVPLTEANEEAMDNKSFRKLLRKLGIRAPESEQETFWRIPAKISVSQLRSAAAALSPREEEPKGGEEQDGTRSPKGESQEEEEEEEEVSGEQRAQALKALLLTRKRKRHTSEQTAPVSDVPPTEDTDSTLERSQENTSTKRSRSRVLDDDDDDDDDDDDDEEDSTPAMEIETNVDADSDEEDISAPVKRRRKMVLIDEEDDED; from the exons AGAGTGTGAAAGACTTGATCAGGTATTTGCGGCATGAAGATGACACACGTGACGTCCGCCAGCAGCTCGGTGCGGGACAGATTGTACAGAATGACCTTCTACCAATTATCATCCAGCATGGACAAGACAAGGCCTTATTTGATGCCTGCATCAG GCTCATGGTCAACCTTACTCAGCCTGCCATGCTTTGCTTTGGTAAAGTCCCGGATGACCCAGTGTTTCGACATCACTTTCTGCAAGTGACGTCTCATTTACAAGCCTGTAAAGAG GCATTTGCAAGTGAAGCGGTGTTTGGCATCTTAAGTGAGACACTGTACACACTTCTACAACTG GACTGggagcagagacaggaggaggataACCTGCTGATAGAGAGGATCCTGCTGCTGGTCAGAAATGTGCTTCATGTACCTGCGGACCCCTGTGAAGAGAAG AAAGTGGATGATGATGCCAGCATCCATGATAGGCTGCTGTGGGCCGTTCACATGAGCGGTTTCGATGACCTGGTCAAGTTCCTGGCGTCGGCCCAGAGTGATCAGCAGTGGAGTATGCATGTGTTGGAAATAATCTCCCTCATGTTCAGAGACCAG TCACCAGAAGCTTTGGTGAGTGCCGGTCAGGCTCGttcagcagaagagcagcacaGAGACGCTCATGAGCTGGAGGCACTGAGGCAAAAGGAGCATGCAGCGAAACGCTCCCGCACATTACAAAGAGGAACCAG ACACTCTCGCTTTGGAGGCTCCTATGTTGTGCAAGGCCTCAAGTCCATCGGGGAAAAAGATGTGATTTATCACAGAAATATTCACAAT TTCAAAAACTATACTCACGACACGGGCAAAGCAGTGAGACGTGTTCCCAAGAGGAATCGAGAGGCTCGCGAATGTAAGGACAAACGGCGCTCGGCCTTAAATGTTCGCCTCTTCCTGCGAGAGTTTTGTGTGGACTTCTTGGAGAACTGCTACAATCGCCTCATGTACCTCGTCAAG GAAAGTCTTAATCGAGAGCAGACTCAGCAACACGATGAGACGTACTATCTCTGGGCGCTCAGCTTTTTCATGGCCTTCAACCGTGGCAACGGTTTCCGTGCTGACTTAGTTTCTGAGACCATGTCCATTCGTGCTTTCCATTATATTGAGCGCAACATCACCAACTACTATGAGATGCTTCTTACAGACCGCAAAGAAGCCACTTCCTGGTCACGCAG GATGCACCTGGCACTAAAGGCATACCAGGAGCTGCTGCTAACTGTAAATGAGATGGACCGCTCACAGGATGAAAGCATCCGCCAGAGTTCCAGCGTTATTAAAA GCAACATATTTTACCTGATGGAGTACAGGGAGGTTTTCCTGACCCTGCTGAGGAAGTATGATGAAACCAGACAGCCTCACTCCTACCTCAAAGACTTGGTGGAGTCAACTCATCTCTTCATGCGCATGTTAGAACGCTTCTGCAAAGGTCGCAATAGCCTGATGGTTCAG aaaaagaaagtgaggaGGAGAAAGTCTCAAGGTAAAAAGAAGCGACCGGTTGCAGATACTAGTCCGGAGGCTCTGGCGGAGACCTGGAGGGTTGTGGCGGAAGAACTGAAGGCTTCTGGGTGTCTG TTGTCAGAGTCTTTAACTGAAAGCATTGTGCCATTTGACGCCACGTCTGAAACTCCACTTGAGGAGCAAAAGACTGAGGCCATGGTGCGGGTGCAGGACGCCCTGCAGGTTCGACTGGGACCAGAGGCGCTGGGGCTGCTGCGAGCTGCCAG GGAGGTGTGGCCAGAGGGAGATGTGTTTGGTTCAGCTGATGTGGAACCTGAGGAAGAACTGGAACTCCTGAAGCAGATCCTGCATGCCAACCTGCCAA GGTCATCTCCTCCTGAGCCTGTagcagaggaggatgaggatgatgcaGCAGAGTTAGAAGAGGAAGAGCTGGAGTCTGTCCAGGTTTCCGAAAAAGAGTTCAACTTTCTGGACTATATCAAGAG GTTTTCCCAGCCCAGTATTGTGCGTCCATACCTCCTCTTATTAAAATCATACGCAAAAAACACACCTCACACAAACCACTGCATCGCTCGAATGCTGCACCGCTTGGCTGTCGACCTCAAAATGGACGCACAGCTTTTCCAGCTGTCAGTCTTCAACCTATTCAACAAGATCCTGAGTGACCCCGCAGCTGCAGCTTACAAG GAACTGGTGACCTTTGCCAAGTTTGTGCTGAGTCGTTTCTTTTCACTGGCAGCACAGAACAATAAGGCATATGTTGAACTGCTGTTCTGGAAAAACGTGGGAGCTGTACGTGAGATGACTGAAGGCTACACCAAAGACGG AGAGAAAAGTAAACCGACATGGacggaagaggaggaagaggagttgCGCAACCTTTATGAGGAGCACCGTAATTCGGaag CGCCAGATATAGTGGAGATGCTGCTGCCGTTACTCAGCAACCGCAACCGCAATCGGCGGCAGGTAGTGATTCAGCTGGTGCACATGGGTCTGGTGGCCAGTGCTAAAGAACTGAAGAAGCAGAA GAAAGGCACCCAGATTGTTCTTTGGactgaggagcaggaggaggagctgcagatgCTCCACGAGGAGTACAAAGACTCTGATG ATGTGCTGGGTAACATCCTGAAGAAGCTCACAGCCAAGCGGTCCCGTGCACGTGTGGTGGACAAGCTGCTCAGTATGGGCTTGGTGTCTGAGAGACGAGAACTTTATAAGAAGAGGAGTCGCAGCGCTCACGGGAAGAGCTCTGGAAAAGGAATG ACCGAAGAAGATTTCCTAGAAGAACTAACACAAGGGTTCCCAGATGacagagatgatgatgaagaggagggagaggataaGTCGGAAgtgagtgaggaagaggaggatggagagcaaGAGAAGGAGCGATCACAAAATGAAGGAAGGCAGAGACAAAGCCTGCGCtccacagaggagaggagacctGATGTAGGCAGCATGGTGTGTGCACTACAACAGGAAG ACATGTCTGGACCCTTGTTGTGGCTACAGAATCGTCTAATAAGAACAGCAGAGGACCGTGAAGAAGATG GTTCGTCCCAGGATGTGCCACTTGTTCCACTGACTGAGGCAAATGAAGAAGCCATGGACAACAAGAGCTTCCGGAAGCTGTTGCGTAAACTGGGAATTCGAGCGCCTGAAAGTGAACAG GAGACATTTTGGAGGATCCCTGCAAAGATCAGTGTATCTCAGCTCCGGAGTGCAGCTGCAGCTCTTAGTCCAAGAGAGGAGGAACCTAAAGGAGGCGAGGAGCAAGACGGCACCAGGAGCCCAAAGGGAGAAtcccaggaggaggaggaggaggaggaggaagtctCAGGTGAACAGAGAGCTCAGGCTCTGAAAGCTCTGCTGCTCACACGCAAGAGGAAACGCCACACCTCAGAGCAGACAG ctcCTGTTTCAGATGTCCCTCCTACTGAGGATACAGACAGTACACTTGAGAG GTCTCAGGAGAATACTTCAACtaaaagaagcagaagcagagtGTTGGAcgacgacgatgatgatgatgatgatgatgatgatgatg AGGAGGACTCCACCCCTGCAATGGAAATAGAAACCAACGTGGATGCAGATTCAGACGAGGAGGATATCTCTGCTCCTGTGAAGCGTAGACGGAAGATGGTCTTAATTGATGAAGAAGACGATGAGGATTAG
- the timeless gene encoding protein timeless homolog isoform X2 produces MNCELLATCTALGYLEGDTYHKEAECLESVKDLIRYLRHEDDTRDVRQQLGAGQIVQNDLLPIIIQHGQDKALFDACIRLMVNLTQPAMLCFGKVPDDPVFRHHFLQVTSHLQACKEAFASEAVFGILSETLYTLLQLDWEQRQEEDNLLIERILLLVRNVLHVPADPCEEKKVDDDASIHDRLLWAVHMSGFDDLVKFLASAQSDQQWSMHVLEIISLMFRDQSPEALVSAGQARSAEEQHRDAHELEALRQKEHAAKRSRTLQRGTRHSRFGGSYVVQGLKSIGEKDVIYHRNIHNFKNYTHDTGKAVRRVPKRNREARECKDKRRSALNVRLFLREFCVDFLENCYNRLMYLVKESLNREQTQQHDETYYLWALSFFMAFNRGNGFRADLVSETMSIRAFHYIERNITNYYEMLLTDRKEATSWSRRMHLALKAYQELLLTVNEMDRSQDESIRQSSSVIKSNIFYLMEYREVFLTLLRKYDETRQPHSYLKDLVESTHLFMRMLERFCKGRNSLMVQKKKVRRRKSQGKKKRPVADTSPEALAETWRVVAEELKASGCLLSESLTESIVPFDATSETPLEEQKTEAMVRVQDALQVRLGPEALGLLRAAREVWPEGDVFGSADVEPEEELELLKQILHANLPRSSPPEPVAEEDEDDAAELEEEELESVQVSEKEFNFLDYIKRFSQPSIVRPYLLLLKSYAKNTPHTNHCIARMLHRLAVDLKMDAQLFQLSVFNLFNKILSDPAAAAYKELVTFAKFVLSRFFSLAAQNNKAYVELLFWKNVGAVREMTEGYTKDGEKSKPTWTEEEEEELRNLYEEHRNSEAPDIVEMLLPLLSNRNRNRRQVVIQLVHMGLVASAKELKKQKKGTQIVLWTEEQEEELQMLHEEYKDSDDVLGNILKKLTAKRSRARVVDKLLSMGLVSERRELYKKRSRSAHGKSSGKGMTEEDFLEELTQGFPDDRDDDEEEGEDKSEVSEEEEDGEQEKERSQNEGRQRQSLRSTEERRPDVGSMVCALQQEDMSGPLLWLQNRLIRTAEDREEDGSSQDVPLVPLTEANEEAMDNKSFRKLLRKLGIRAPESEQETFWRIPAKISVSQLRSAAAALSPREEEPKGGEEQDGTRSPKGESQEEEEEEEEVSGEQRAQALKALLLTRKRKRHTSEQTAPVSDVPPTEDTDSTLERSQENTSTKRSRSRVLDDDDDDDDDDDEEDSTPAMEIETNVDADSDEEDISAPVKRRRKMVLIDEEDDED; encoded by the exons AGAGTGTGAAAGACTTGATCAGGTATTTGCGGCATGAAGATGACACACGTGACGTCCGCCAGCAGCTCGGTGCGGGACAGATTGTACAGAATGACCTTCTACCAATTATCATCCAGCATGGACAAGACAAGGCCTTATTTGATGCCTGCATCAG GCTCATGGTCAACCTTACTCAGCCTGCCATGCTTTGCTTTGGTAAAGTCCCGGATGACCCAGTGTTTCGACATCACTTTCTGCAAGTGACGTCTCATTTACAAGCCTGTAAAGAG GCATTTGCAAGTGAAGCGGTGTTTGGCATCTTAAGTGAGACACTGTACACACTTCTACAACTG GACTGggagcagagacaggaggaggataACCTGCTGATAGAGAGGATCCTGCTGCTGGTCAGAAATGTGCTTCATGTACCTGCGGACCCCTGTGAAGAGAAG AAAGTGGATGATGATGCCAGCATCCATGATAGGCTGCTGTGGGCCGTTCACATGAGCGGTTTCGATGACCTGGTCAAGTTCCTGGCGTCGGCCCAGAGTGATCAGCAGTGGAGTATGCATGTGTTGGAAATAATCTCCCTCATGTTCAGAGACCAG TCACCAGAAGCTTTGGTGAGTGCCGGTCAGGCTCGttcagcagaagagcagcacaGAGACGCTCATGAGCTGGAGGCACTGAGGCAAAAGGAGCATGCAGCGAAACGCTCCCGCACATTACAAAGAGGAACCAG ACACTCTCGCTTTGGAGGCTCCTATGTTGTGCAAGGCCTCAAGTCCATCGGGGAAAAAGATGTGATTTATCACAGAAATATTCACAAT TTCAAAAACTATACTCACGACACGGGCAAAGCAGTGAGACGTGTTCCCAAGAGGAATCGAGAGGCTCGCGAATGTAAGGACAAACGGCGCTCGGCCTTAAATGTTCGCCTCTTCCTGCGAGAGTTTTGTGTGGACTTCTTGGAGAACTGCTACAATCGCCTCATGTACCTCGTCAAG GAAAGTCTTAATCGAGAGCAGACTCAGCAACACGATGAGACGTACTATCTCTGGGCGCTCAGCTTTTTCATGGCCTTCAACCGTGGCAACGGTTTCCGTGCTGACTTAGTTTCTGAGACCATGTCCATTCGTGCTTTCCATTATATTGAGCGCAACATCACCAACTACTATGAGATGCTTCTTACAGACCGCAAAGAAGCCACTTCCTGGTCACGCAG GATGCACCTGGCACTAAAGGCATACCAGGAGCTGCTGCTAACTGTAAATGAGATGGACCGCTCACAGGATGAAAGCATCCGCCAGAGTTCCAGCGTTATTAAAA GCAACATATTTTACCTGATGGAGTACAGGGAGGTTTTCCTGACCCTGCTGAGGAAGTATGATGAAACCAGACAGCCTCACTCCTACCTCAAAGACTTGGTGGAGTCAACTCATCTCTTCATGCGCATGTTAGAACGCTTCTGCAAAGGTCGCAATAGCCTGATGGTTCAG aaaaagaaagtgaggaGGAGAAAGTCTCAAGGTAAAAAGAAGCGACCGGTTGCAGATACTAGTCCGGAGGCTCTGGCGGAGACCTGGAGGGTTGTGGCGGAAGAACTGAAGGCTTCTGGGTGTCTG TTGTCAGAGTCTTTAACTGAAAGCATTGTGCCATTTGACGCCACGTCTGAAACTCCACTTGAGGAGCAAAAGACTGAGGCCATGGTGCGGGTGCAGGACGCCCTGCAGGTTCGACTGGGACCAGAGGCGCTGGGGCTGCTGCGAGCTGCCAG GGAGGTGTGGCCAGAGGGAGATGTGTTTGGTTCAGCTGATGTGGAACCTGAGGAAGAACTGGAACTCCTGAAGCAGATCCTGCATGCCAACCTGCCAA GGTCATCTCCTCCTGAGCCTGTagcagaggaggatgaggatgatgcaGCAGAGTTAGAAGAGGAAGAGCTGGAGTCTGTCCAGGTTTCCGAAAAAGAGTTCAACTTTCTGGACTATATCAAGAG GTTTTCCCAGCCCAGTATTGTGCGTCCATACCTCCTCTTATTAAAATCATACGCAAAAAACACACCTCACACAAACCACTGCATCGCTCGAATGCTGCACCGCTTGGCTGTCGACCTCAAAATGGACGCACAGCTTTTCCAGCTGTCAGTCTTCAACCTATTCAACAAGATCCTGAGTGACCCCGCAGCTGCAGCTTACAAG GAACTGGTGACCTTTGCCAAGTTTGTGCTGAGTCGTTTCTTTTCACTGGCAGCACAGAACAATAAGGCATATGTTGAACTGCTGTTCTGGAAAAACGTGGGAGCTGTACGTGAGATGACTGAAGGCTACACCAAAGACGG AGAGAAAAGTAAACCGACATGGacggaagaggaggaagaggagttgCGCAACCTTTATGAGGAGCACCGTAATTCGGaag CGCCAGATATAGTGGAGATGCTGCTGCCGTTACTCAGCAACCGCAACCGCAATCGGCGGCAGGTAGTGATTCAGCTGGTGCACATGGGTCTGGTGGCCAGTGCTAAAGAACTGAAGAAGCAGAA GAAAGGCACCCAGATTGTTCTTTGGactgaggagcaggaggaggagctgcagatgCTCCACGAGGAGTACAAAGACTCTGATG ATGTGCTGGGTAACATCCTGAAGAAGCTCACAGCCAAGCGGTCCCGTGCACGTGTGGTGGACAAGCTGCTCAGTATGGGCTTGGTGTCTGAGAGACGAGAACTTTATAAGAAGAGGAGTCGCAGCGCTCACGGGAAGAGCTCTGGAAAAGGAATG ACCGAAGAAGATTTCCTAGAAGAACTAACACAAGGGTTCCCAGATGacagagatgatgatgaagaggagggagaggataaGTCGGAAgtgagtgaggaagaggaggatggagagcaaGAGAAGGAGCGATCACAAAATGAAGGAAGGCAGAGACAAAGCCTGCGCtccacagaggagaggagacctGATGTAGGCAGCATGGTGTGTGCACTACAACAGGAAG ACATGTCTGGACCCTTGTTGTGGCTACAGAATCGTCTAATAAGAACAGCAGAGGACCGTGAAGAAGATG GTTCGTCCCAGGATGTGCCACTTGTTCCACTGACTGAGGCAAATGAAGAAGCCATGGACAACAAGAGCTTCCGGAAGCTGTTGCGTAAACTGGGAATTCGAGCGCCTGAAAGTGAACAG GAGACATTTTGGAGGATCCCTGCAAAGATCAGTGTATCTCAGCTCCGGAGTGCAGCTGCAGCTCTTAGTCCAAGAGAGGAGGAACCTAAAGGAGGCGAGGAGCAAGACGGCACCAGGAGCCCAAAGGGAGAAtcccaggaggaggaggaggaggaggaggaagtctCAGGTGAACAGAGAGCTCAGGCTCTGAAAGCTCTGCTGCTCACACGCAAGAGGAAACGCCACACCTCAGAGCAGACAG ctcCTGTTTCAGATGTCCCTCCTACTGAGGATACAGACAGTACACTTGAGAG GTCTCAGGAGAATACTTCAACtaaaagaagcagaagcagagtGTTGGAcgacgacgatgatgatgatgatgatgatgatg AGGAGGACTCCACCCCTGCAATGGAAATAGAAACCAACGTGGATGCAGATTCAGACGAGGAGGATATCTCTGCTCCTGTGAAGCGTAGACGGAAGATGGTCTTAATTGATGAAGAAGACGATGAGGATTAG
- the LOC115008704 gene encoding transmembrane protein 198-like isoform X1, translating into MADPTGLSSEGAAGTAEVDVCSLEIERNYDVIPAVICSMCCLFGIIYCFFGYRCFKAVMFLSGLMFGSVIIFLLCHKEHVLDTQLSVEASAGIGLGIGLLCGLVTMLVRSVGLFMTGLLLGLLLAVAALLVTHQFYPPTSVWVPLGTLLGTGMLFAVLALQWQKLFTMLSTAVFGAAIMTVCADYFVEMLVLATHVYECLRLTTGPPLCWYSWVILGIWPALSLIGVLVQWKLTDDSFSHTEVVISRRQKRVQLMRIREKDAKKRQQAGGQEGTYRRKPTPVKRYAGDLLAPSYLQSLRDRQMGTGTSLSSLGTANHTMIDLDYDTGSTAPLTATTPVVRV; encoded by the exons ATGGCAGATCCCACCGGGCTGAGCTCCGAAGGGGCCGCAGGCACGGCTGAGGTCGACGTCTGCAGTTTGGAGATAGAGAGGAATTATGATGTCATCCCTGCCGTCATCTGCTCCATGTGTTGCCTGTTTggcatcatctactgcttcttCG GTTACCGCTGTTTCAAGGCTGTCATGTTCCTGTCTGGTCTGATGTTTGGCTCCGTCATCATTTTCTTGCTGTGCCACAAGGAGCATGTGCTGGACACCCAGCTGAGCGTGGAGGCCAGCGCAGGTATCGGCCTCGGTATCGGCCTGCTGTGCGGTCTGGTCACTATGCTGGTGCGAAGCGTCGGCCTCTTCATGACCGGCCTGCTGCTGGGGCTCCTCCTGGCTGTCGCCGCCCTGCTGGTCACTCACCAGTTCTACCCTCCCACTTCAGTCTGGGTCCCACTGGGTACACTTCTAGGGACGGGCATGCTGTTTGCTGTGCTGGCACTGCAGTGGCAAAAGCTCTTCACCATGCTCTCCACGGCTGTGTTTGGGGCAGCTATCATGACAGTGTGCGCTGATTACTTTGTGGAGATGCTGGTGTTGGCTACGCATGTGTACGAATGCTTGCGCCTCACAACCGGGCCACCTCTCTGCTGGTACAGCTGGGTCATTCTGGGCATCTGGCCCGCCCTCAGCCTCATAGGAGTACTGGTTCAGTGGAAACTGACGGATGACAGCTTCTCGCACACTGAGG TCGTTATCAGTCGGAGACAGAAGAGAGTCCAGCTGATGCGGATTCGAGAGAAGGACGCCAAGAAGCGACAGCAGGCAGGTGGGCAGGAAGGCACTTACCGCCGTAAACCCACCCCAGTGAAACGTTACGCTGGGGATCTACTGGCACCG AGCTACCTGCAAAGTCTGCGGGACAGACAGATGGGCACAGGCACTTCCCTTAGCAGCCTGGGCACTGCCAACCACACCATGATCGACTTGGACTACGACACCGGGTCCACTGCGCCCCTCACAGCTACAACCCCAGTCGTCAGGGTCTGA
- the LOC115008704 gene encoding transmembrane protein 198-like isoform X3: MADPTGLSSEGAAGTAEVDVCSLEIERNYDVIPAVICSMCCLFGIIYCFFGYRCFKAVMFLSGLMFGSVIIFLLCHKEHVLDTQLSVEASAGIGLGIGLLCGLVTMLVRSVGLFMTGLLLGLLLAVAALLVTHQFYPPTSVWVPLGTLLGTGMLFAVLALQWQKLFTMLSTAVFGAAIMTVCADYFVEMLVLATHVYECLRLTTGPPLCWYSWVILGIWPALSLIGVLVQWKLTDDSFSHTEVVISRRQKRVQLMRIREKDAKKRQQAELPAKSAGQTDGHRHFP, from the exons ATGGCAGATCCCACCGGGCTGAGCTCCGAAGGGGCCGCAGGCACGGCTGAGGTCGACGTCTGCAGTTTGGAGATAGAGAGGAATTATGATGTCATCCCTGCCGTCATCTGCTCCATGTGTTGCCTGTTTggcatcatctactgcttcttCG GTTACCGCTGTTTCAAGGCTGTCATGTTCCTGTCTGGTCTGATGTTTGGCTCCGTCATCATTTTCTTGCTGTGCCACAAGGAGCATGTGCTGGACACCCAGCTGAGCGTGGAGGCCAGCGCAGGTATCGGCCTCGGTATCGGCCTGCTGTGCGGTCTGGTCACTATGCTGGTGCGAAGCGTCGGCCTCTTCATGACCGGCCTGCTGCTGGGGCTCCTCCTGGCTGTCGCCGCCCTGCTGGTCACTCACCAGTTCTACCCTCCCACTTCAGTCTGGGTCCCACTGGGTACACTTCTAGGGACGGGCATGCTGTTTGCTGTGCTGGCACTGCAGTGGCAAAAGCTCTTCACCATGCTCTCCACGGCTGTGTTTGGGGCAGCTATCATGACAGTGTGCGCTGATTACTTTGTGGAGATGCTGGTGTTGGCTACGCATGTGTACGAATGCTTGCGCCTCACAACCGGGCCACCTCTCTGCTGGTACAGCTGGGTCATTCTGGGCATCTGGCCCGCCCTCAGCCTCATAGGAGTACTGGTTCAGTGGAAACTGACGGATGACAGCTTCTCGCACACTGAGG TCGTTATCAGTCGGAGACAGAAGAGAGTCCAGCTGATGCGGATTCGAGAGAAGGACGCCAAGAAGCGACAGCAGGCAG AGCTACCTGCAAAGTCTGCGGGACAGACAGATGGGCACAGGCACTTCCCTTAG
- the LOC115008704 gene encoding transmembrane protein 198-like isoform X2 yields the protein MADPTGLSSEGAAGTAEVDVCSLEIERNYDVIPAVICSMCCLFGIIYCFFGYRCFKAVMFLSGLMFGSVIIFLLCHKEHVLDTQLSVEASAGIGLGIGLLCGLVTMLVRSVGLFMTGLLLGLLLAVAALLVTHQFYPPTSVWVPLGTLLGTGMLFAVLALQWQKLFTMLSTAVFGAAIMTVCADYFVEMLVLATHVYECLRLTTGPPLCWYSWVILGIWPALSLIGVLVQWKLTDDSFSHTEVVISRRQKRVQLMRIREKDAKKRQQSYLQSLRDRQMGTGTSLSSLGTANHTMIDLDYDTGSTAPLTATTPVVRV from the exons ATGGCAGATCCCACCGGGCTGAGCTCCGAAGGGGCCGCAGGCACGGCTGAGGTCGACGTCTGCAGTTTGGAGATAGAGAGGAATTATGATGTCATCCCTGCCGTCATCTGCTCCATGTGTTGCCTGTTTggcatcatctactgcttcttCG GTTACCGCTGTTTCAAGGCTGTCATGTTCCTGTCTGGTCTGATGTTTGGCTCCGTCATCATTTTCTTGCTGTGCCACAAGGAGCATGTGCTGGACACCCAGCTGAGCGTGGAGGCCAGCGCAGGTATCGGCCTCGGTATCGGCCTGCTGTGCGGTCTGGTCACTATGCTGGTGCGAAGCGTCGGCCTCTTCATGACCGGCCTGCTGCTGGGGCTCCTCCTGGCTGTCGCCGCCCTGCTGGTCACTCACCAGTTCTACCCTCCCACTTCAGTCTGGGTCCCACTGGGTACACTTCTAGGGACGGGCATGCTGTTTGCTGTGCTGGCACTGCAGTGGCAAAAGCTCTTCACCATGCTCTCCACGGCTGTGTTTGGGGCAGCTATCATGACAGTGTGCGCTGATTACTTTGTGGAGATGCTGGTGTTGGCTACGCATGTGTACGAATGCTTGCGCCTCACAACCGGGCCACCTCTCTGCTGGTACAGCTGGGTCATTCTGGGCATCTGGCCCGCCCTCAGCCTCATAGGAGTACTGGTTCAGTGGAAACTGACGGATGACAGCTTCTCGCACACTGAGG TCGTTATCAGTCGGAGACAGAAGAGAGTCCAGCTGATGCGGATTCGAGAGAAGGACGCCAAGAAGCGACAGCAG AGCTACCTGCAAAGTCTGCGGGACAGACAGATGGGCACAGGCACTTCCCTTAGCAGCCTGGGCACTGCCAACCACACCATGATCGACTTGGACTACGACACCGGGTCCACTGCGCCCCTCACAGCTACAACCCCAGTCGTCAGGGTCTGA